GGTCGCAGGAGGGTCCTCTTCCCCCTTACCGTCAAAAGCCGCCAATATCTCATCCGCGTCAGCCGGCTTGGTTACATAGTTCACTGCGCCAAGCCGTATGGCGTCAACGGCGTTCGAGATGCTGCCGTAACCGGTTACTAACACTGCTTTCGTGTCGGGCGAGACCTCGCGCAGACCCCGCAACAGGTCGAGCCCTGACTTGCCTGGCATCTTGAGGTCGAGCACCGCGCGATCGGGCTGCGCCTCACTCGCCTGACTGATCGCTTCCTCGTAGTTGGCGGCGGCGTAGACGTCGTAACCACGCGCCGAGAAGGCCCGCGTCAGGCGATTGCGGAGCGTGTCGTCATCATCAACGAGCAATAACGTAGGGCGACTCATGAGAATCCCGGAAGTGGCGTTTCGATCGACTTCTAATATAAAAAGACCGCTCCAAATTTACTATTCGAGCTGCGCTACTTTCCCCTTAAGGCCCCAGCGGCGGCAATTTCTTCCGGCTCCTGCTGGCGAACCAGACGGACCACCACCGTCGTGCCGTCGTTGGCGTTCGACTCGATTCGCAGCGAACCATCAATCCGCTCGATGACGTTCTTGGCCAGAAATATCCCGAGCCCCGTCCCCGCCCCCGGCTCTTTCGTCGTGAAGAAGGGCTCGCCGATCCGGACCAACACTTCGGTCGGCATCCCAGGCCCTTCGTCCCGAATCGTCATCACCAGATGCTGATCGGTCCGCTCGAGCAGCACCACCACATCGGTCCCTTCGGGGGACGCGTCGAACGCATTCTTGATCAGCCCCCGCAACGACTGGGCCAGCACCAACCGGGGCGAACGAATGACGGCGTTGTCCGATCGATCGCGAATCCGCAGCCGATTGAGCAGTCGCACATCGAGCAGGCTCCGGATTTCCTCGATTAATTGCGACGACGTGACGTCAGCCAACGTCTCGCCGGTCGCCTGGCCGGCGTTGGTCGACATTTGATCCAAAATATGACGGCAACGGTCCAGTTCGGTCCGGATCAGGGCGATATCGGCCTTCAGATCGTCGGAGACTGGCATCTCGGCCAGTTCCAACTGCACTTCTTTGGCGACCACGGCGATGGTGGCCAGCGGGGTCGAAAGTTCGTGCGCCGCCCCAGCCGCCAACGTGCCCAGGGCTTCCAGCTTTTCACTGCGGGCTCGTTGTAATTCGGCCCGGCGCAGCACGGCGTCGCGGCGGCGAACCTCGTCGGTCAGTCGTGTCGTGAAGTAGACGATCACGAAAATACAGGTCACAAACGCCACGTACATGCCGGTCTGCGACATGGGGACATAACCCAGTTGCCGCAGCGCCTGCATCCGGTCGCGGCCGATCAAAATCGGGACTTCGACATGGTCGTAAAACAAGAAAGCGATCACCACCGCCGTAATTGCGGCCAACCCCCAGACGCTGCGACCTGGGAGAACGATCGCCGCCAGCGTAAGATTCACCATGTAGAAAATGCAGAACGGATTGGTCATGCCGCCGGTGAAGTACAACAGCGCCGTCAGTGAGACGAGGTCGAGCAGCATAACCCCCAGCAGCACGTTTTCCCACAGCCACCCGCTTTCCGTCGAACGGCGAAGTCGGCGATAATAGAGGTTTAGCAGGATGTTACTGACCGCAGTGATCGCCACTGCAGTCAGCAGCACGCCCCAGCGGATCGAGACATCCAGCAGCGATCCGACGACCGTGATGGTGCCCAACTGCCCAAACGCGGCGACCCACCGCAACTTGATCAACCAGGCCGCGTTGATCGACATTCGATCGCCGGTCGACGTCGGCGCGACCTGCGAAGCAACATTGGGTGACATGCGCTGATTAAGCCTTAGAGTAAAACCATGACTAACGAAGCCGCCCCTTCCCGACCTGATTCGCCCCGCCTGACCAGCCGCGGCTTGACCATGCTGCTTGCCGGGCTGGCGACCCTGCCGGTATTGATTGTCGGCATTTTATACTTCACGCTGCCGGCAACCTCGAGCGAGCCGCTGCCGGTCGACGTCAAAATCAACCGCGCTGTCGATCCGCCGGAAGTGGTAATCACCAACCGGGACGACGATGACTGGTCGAACGTGAGCGTCTCGCTCAATGGTGCATTCTACCACTATTACAAACATCCCCTTCCGCAGGGGCAGGAACTGGCCCTGCCGGCAATCGCCTTTCTGCGGCGTAGCGGGCTGCCGTTTGATCCGGCTGCCGTGGAAATCACCGACGTAAACGTGGCCGCTCGCCGCGTTAGCGGTCACCGAGCGACTCGCGATATTGAGATCAACGCGGGACAAGATCGGTAGAATCGCGAAAATCAGGCCGAAATGGCCTGACTTCCACCCCCTCTTTTTTGGTCGAAAGGCGCCGCTGGGCTAGAGGTTTGGCCTAATCCGTGCGAATATAGAGGTTTGCAACTTTGATTTCTCCCCGTGTTGAAACCCCTGCGCCGTGAAAAATAGCCCACTCGCCATGCATCAGACCGACAACGTCAACGTCCGCAGCATTGAAAAGCTCGTTTCGCCGCGAGAAATCAAGGTCGAGATTCCCGTCACCGAGGCGACGCAGGACTTCATCTTCGAGTCGCGTGAGCAAGTCAAACGCATCCTCTCTGGCGAGGATGATCGGATGCTGGCGGTCGTCGGCCCCTGCTCGATCCACGATCCGAAGATGGCCCTCGACTACGCCCATCGCCTGAAGCAAGTGGCCGACGAAGTCAGCGATCGCCTGTTCGTGGTGATGCGGGTCTACTTTGAAAAGCCGCGTACCACGGTCGGCTGGAAGGGGCTGATCAACGATCCCCATCTGAACGACACGTTCGACGTCGCGCACGGCTTCCGCATCGCTCGCCAGTTGTTGGTCGACATCGCCGAGTTGGGCCTGCCCGCCGCATCCGAAGCGCTCGAGCCGATCACGCCGCAATACATCGCCGACTTGATCTCGCTGGCGTCGATTGGCGCCCGCACCACCGAATCGCCGACCCATCGCCAAATGGCGAGCGGTTTGTCGATGCCGGTCGGCTACAAGAACGGCACCGACGGTTCGCTGCAAATCGCGCTCGACGCGATGACCTCGTCCGGCAGCCCGCACAGCTTTCTGGGGATCGACGCCGAAGGCGCCACCTGCGTCGTTCACTCCAAAGGCAATCCGTGGGGCCACCTGATCTTGCGCGGCGGCCGCAGCGGCCCGAACTACGCCCGCGAAGATATCAAAGACGCGATCGCCCAGCTCGAAAAGGCGAACCTGCAATCGAACCTGTTGGTCGACTGCAGCCACGCCAACAGCAACAAAGATCACACGCAGCAGCGCAACGTCTGGCTCGACGTGCTGAACCAGCGGACCGAAGGCAACCGTTCGATCATCGGCATGATGCTGGAAAGCAATATCAGCGCCGGTAATCAAAAACTGGGCGCCGAACCGTCGGCCCTGACTTACGGCGTTTCGATTACCGACGCCTGCATCGACTGGGACGAAACGGCCGAACTGCTGCGAGCCGCCCACACGCAACTTTCGGAAGCCGCCGTCAGCGCCACGTAAATACCTGTTCAATAATGCCCTCGTGGCATTTTTGAACCTCGCCAAGCTCAAAGCAAAGCTCTTTACGGCTCGCAAAATAACGACTTTCGTCGCTATTTTGGGATCGCATCCCTGCGATCTAGCAGCCAGTCGCAAAAACCAACAGGCTGCAAAGCCAATCCCATGTTTGTGCCGCTCGCACGTCGTGAAGATCTCCTCCCCCACGAGGTTCTCTTTCGCGTCTGCGGCGAAGAGTGGATCGGTCTCTATCAACTCGGCGGGCAAGTCTTTGCCATTGACGCACGCTGTCCGCATGCGGGCG
The genomic region above belongs to Blastopirellula retiformator and contains:
- a CDS encoding response regulator transcription factor, with the protein product MSRPTLLLVDDDDTLRNRLTRAFSARGYDVYAAANYEEAISQASEAQPDRAVLDLKMPGKSGLDLLRGLREVSPDTKAVLVTGYGSISNAVDAIRLGAVNYVTKPADADEILAAFDGKGEEDPPATPIDYQPQSLAAAEWEHIHRVLDDCGGNLSEAARLLGIPRRTLQRKLKKLAP
- a CDS encoding ATP-binding protein; translation: MSPNVASQVAPTSTGDRMSINAAWLIKLRWVAAFGQLGTITVVGSLLDVSIRWGVLLTAVAITAVSNILLNLYYRRLRRSTESGWLWENVLLGVMLLDLVSLTALLYFTGGMTNPFCIFYMVNLTLAAIVLPGRSVWGLAAITAVVIAFLFYDHVEVPILIGRDRMQALRQLGYVPMSQTGMYVAFVTCIFVIVYFTTRLTDEVRRRDAVLRRAELQRARSEKLEALGTLAAGAAHELSTPLATIAVVAKEVQLELAEMPVSDDLKADIALIRTELDRCRHILDQMSTNAGQATGETLADVTSSQLIEEIRSLLDVRLLNRLRIRDRSDNAVIRSPRLVLAQSLRGLIKNAFDASPEGTDVVVLLERTDQHLVMTIRDEGPGMPTEVLVRIGEPFFTTKEPGAGTGLGIFLAKNVIERIDGSLRIESNANDGTTVVVRLVRQQEPEEIAAAGALRGK
- a CDS encoding 3-deoxy-7-phosphoheptulonate synthase translates to MKNSPLAMHQTDNVNVRSIEKLVSPREIKVEIPVTEATQDFIFESREQVKRILSGEDDRMLAVVGPCSIHDPKMALDYAHRLKQVADEVSDRLFVVMRVYFEKPRTTVGWKGLINDPHLNDTFDVAHGFRIARQLLVDIAELGLPAASEALEPITPQYIADLISLASIGARTTESPTHRQMASGLSMPVGYKNGTDGSLQIALDAMTSSGSPHSFLGIDAEGATCVVHSKGNPWGHLILRGGRSGPNYAREDIKDAIAQLEKANLQSNLLVDCSHANSNKDHTQQRNVWLDVLNQRTEGNRSIIGMMLESNISAGNQKLGAEPSALTYGVSITDACIDWDETAELLRAAHTQLSEAAVSAT